In a single window of the Gossypium hirsutum isolate 1008001.06 chromosome D02, Gossypium_hirsutum_v2.1, whole genome shotgun sequence genome:
- the LOC107910260 gene encoding oxysterol-binding protein-related protein 1C, translating to MSQRNEKPLGEEGTDDPIPPLQVDLKINDIVGNGISGMLYKWVNYGKGWKPRWFVLQDGVLSYYKINGPDKILVSQETEKGCKVIGEKSRRIISRHRDSFSNNSLTNRKPFGEIHLEVSTFRQSKSHDKRFSIFTGTKMLHLRAESQDDREAWMEALQAVKDMFHRVFHSKIVAPMVDKVAISTEKLRQRLVQEGLDSATIEDSEQIMRNEFATLQKKLVLLKQKQWLLIDILQQLEVYVMKMRKKHSIFKN from the exons ATGAGCCAGAGAAACGAGAAACCTTTGGGAGAAGAGGGAACGGATGATCCGATCCCTCCGCTGCAAGTGGATCTGAAGATAAACGACATCGTAGGGAATGGGATATCGGGAATGCTTTACAAATGGGTGAATTACGGGAAAGGATGGAAACCGAGATGGTTCGTTTTGCAAGACGGAGTTTTATCGTATTATAAAATCAACGGACCTGATAAGATCCTTGTTAGCCAAGAAACAGAAAAAGGATGCAAAGTTATCGGCGAAAAATCTCGCCGTATTATCTCCCGCCATCGCGATTCCTTTTCAAATAATTCGCTAACCAATCGCAAACCCTTCGGTGAAATCCATCTAGAG GTTTCTACTTTCAGGCAAAGCAAATCACACGATAAGAGATTCTCAATCTTTACCGGAACGAAGATGCTTCATTTACGAGCCGAGTCGCAGGACGATCGAGAAGCGTGGATGGAGGCGCTTCAGGCTGTTAAGGATATGTTCCATAGGGTGTTCCATAGTAAGATAGTGGCGCCGATGGTGGACAAAGTGGCGATTTCAACCGAGAAGTTGAGGCAACGGCTGGTGCAGGAAGGGTTAGACTCAGCGACAATCGAAGATAGCGAACAGATCATGAGGAACGAATTCGCTACGTTGCAGAAGAAGCTCGTATTGCTTAAACAGAAACAATGGCTACTCATCGACATCTTGCAACAATTAGAGGTATATGttatgaaaatgagaaaaaaacattcaattttcaaaaacTGA